Within Vicia villosa cultivar HV-30 ecotype Madison, WI linkage group LG1, Vvil1.0, whole genome shotgun sequence, the genomic segment cgcctgaaggatttctttcataaacctcaaaacaaagtatccgcaatctgaactgtttcgctgttgcggacactacatagaaaaacaaataagattttatagttgtcttgttttatcaagtagcataaatattataagcaaaattgtgaaaaataatgtacctgcactttgatccaagtaatgttgtttgatttagtccgggatacctgtgcgtcccgttgacttcggaacacttgtattgatataattaacaaatatataaaagcatgtttagatcaatcccacaaataagtaaatatataaatatacacgaatatttagaacgatcccacttacaaatcaacgatttccttcatagccggataattggtccagtcaccatttaccgaattcagataatacacgacttctcttatagggttgatagcaagcaacaaccagtgtgctctataaattaaaacaataggttatatgaaaattttgctatacataaaagaaacagagattagatgaaccaagaatgagaaactaaccctactggtcgggtattatacgcccaaagatgcagactttctgaattgccggtggacatgaatctatcgactaagagctgtctaactgattccggttccgaagcaattgccattccgctgcaatgggcggaagacacgaaacggaatctgttagacaatacagtcccgcgcaacactctgtcatacaacaaccttaaataaaaacataataaacattagattattttcattgaaatgtgtaaataaattatattgtgggactaattaaataatatatcggatgagtgaatattaccggatgtatgagtgcatattaccgacgcctagttgttcatgcgtaaaaatctcttccaagtcatcaattgcaatatgtgactggaattcaataccgaagacactttcatccatattgatttcacgtaaagcaccattcttcaaatcggacatatcaaccattgttgcgagcgtcgtccGATACCGagccacaaaagcaccgcctttttttgccgctatcttcggaggaccagtgggtggtacgctacgaacttgctgcgtcacttgttgtgactcccgagcgatgcctaaaaatcatataagttaggtaaaataaaaaatcatgcagatttagattcagattatatattaacactttaaatgtacctcttttagtgatgcaacagactcctcctcctgtaaaatccctttacccttaattgcgggttttataggagcagtctaaaattaaaatgtaaaacataattaataaacggtttagaattgacattcgaaaactaaatgattcataatcgttttcaatatacctcatcactaatggtaatgagctccgagggccatgcaacaaatgatcctattgcatctcgcagcaatgtcgtctctgagaccatgtcaggtaccggtagcatcgcatcatgatctaatacaacatccaccgatactttcaggtatccatccgggagcggtctatggtgaagtaaatctcccaaagtgttgtgcacttttcccttgccaactagtcgataattcggtgacgataagtatagttggcaagatgaaatgccctaaaccaatagtaaatataaagtcattatcattaataaaatagaacaatttgtaaggaaaaaaatttataattacctcgggaaatttcctttgacagttgatactagccttatcactagtttctttcaccgatgaagtgttgcacttttctctcatatacatatctttatctctttgcaattcagagacttgtgcttgcaattcctgcaacttttgcaacacttcttcattggtaagatttgatcttctccaaggactcttgtaaaaagaggttggagtcacaccatgacccttacccctcacccgaccgggatactcaggagcatctagtgctctactaagtacgctcccctcaccggtggataccgattgcgacaaggtctcctgtaattcatttacatttcaataattattagtggagataaaaaatcatttatatattaaaaaacatttgatttaattaaagacacaacattatacttacacattcagtataaactctttgaacaccgggatcgacagcttgattcttgcccacacgagcttccttccacaacacatgtacaggaagtgaagtttcctcacttttagtctcctctaactatgcattgacacaaatgataaaatcgtcaaataaaacatgcacatttagataattaattaaaacgtatttctatttacttacaattttatcctctaagcgtgcatatcccaaacgccattttttgtatggatacgcgggtttggatgctctcgcactattcgtggcactccttttccgaaaatcttcatctctttgctttacaaactcagcccaatctttttcatcaatgaagatctcatacttttttggccgtcccggtgcctcttcaagaaagtttccatctttatccttaagataggtgtttgtcaaaaaagctttccaccctctatatcttttgccggccaaactaagtatgtagcgtctacgatcatctggtatctcaaaagtcctctgcaaaaaaacatacgcatagtgtgttagtataagtaatttaaacaatttatcgtcaagataataacaacaattaaccatatatgatatatacctgaagctcgtcccaaatcgcttttttttccgcatccaactcttcgcttttcagattccatttagctatggAGACcagaatatgcatacgaacaagtgtaccaatatagcttgtcagctttgcagaattaggaccaattgcttgtttatcagaattccaatccaaatggtatactaatccttggtctctatgtcgaatgattcccttcataatggtgatgcctcgtgcaacttcttttgcttcagtatcaggtggagcatttgtatccgtggcatctctttcttgtgagtttttttgtgagttttcaggtggagcatctctatccggagccattgaacctgtatcaaacaaactaaagcacattagtacactattaataagctaacaatctatacaagtcaaatggaagtcaaaccatgcatgtacaagtaaatcggaaacgaaatcggtacaaatcaaaataagcgtcaaaaaagaaagttgtcggaattgaacgaaatttacatggctatggtaaaacgtccccacggactcaaaaataaagtcggttttccgaaattcagaccctaagcccgacttttgattacgggcagaagcaaaaccgataaaaaaacagtcccgaaatgtaaagataagtgcatgagcagctccggaatcgtcaaaatagtatagttacatgtaaagaagtcgacaaacggatacatggttcaaaagttatgtacaaaacgagaatatgcaccaaaattgaataagtactatactattgaataaaacaatcggtacaaattgaataaagcaaatttgtcggaatatgtatactattacctttaccactaacgtctctttcttttcttggtaggattgtgttctacgcgtctcttaacaacgcggacggttggattgatccaaataccctcattatgatcatttctagtacacgattcattctcattttgatcgtttcttgtacaagattcaatgccaacaccaatatcaccttgatcttcaatgttttcatcaactattttgttagataaaagcactatagaccatttcgtacttgtcagatcattgacatagaacacttgtttagcttgagaggctagaatgaaaggctcatctttgtaccctaccctattgagatccacttgcaaaaatcctgacttatccattcgtatgccactattattttcaacccacttgcaaccaaatacaggaatctgaaacttcgcgtaatcaaacaccaaaatgcgctcgagaaccccaaaatatgacaaatttacaaatttcggatttaagtcattcgcacttgatatgtgcattgcttcagctaccaaggtaacaccactattttgcatagtacttttatcatcctgttctttggtataaaatgtgtatccattaattgcgtatgcgctataagaaagcacaattacacttggaccataggctaaacatctcaacctttctgttactgaagcaggatctgaacgatactttgaataaatatgatccctaaaccacggtatgaaacttcgattgtgctctcgtactatccagttctcatttctatttggatttaaatctcggagaacaaccttgtgcatttcaacatacggctcaacctcaatctcattgtgcaaaacatacaagtgcgcttgatcccgttcgaccattgatactgtcacaactttatttccaattagcctttttccttcttttttttcgacaatatgagatttggggagtccaattgattgaacatttgacagatattcagtacaaaactcaaccgcttcttcaacaacgtatcgttcggcaatacaaccctccggtcgacttctgtttttcacgtacccttttaatattttcatataacgttcagcagggtacatccatctcatataagctggtccgcacaattgtgtctctttcacaagatgaacgactagatgaaccattatgtcaaaaaacgagggaggaaaatacatttcaagatcacataaagtaacaactatctctttttgcaatgttggtaatatcgcgggatcgaccaccttactacaaattgacctgaagaagaaacacagcttagttattgcgcttcttactttttctggcagaatagaacgtatacctattggtaaaaagtgttccattataacatggcaatcatgcgtcttcaaactctttaacttgaggtctttcatggacacaagtcttctaatatctgaagagtagccttctggaactttaacttcactgaggaacttacacaatgttttcttctcctttctagatagagtgtaaacagcaggtggcagatatgttcattttcctttcgtcacgggtcccaattcagttctcattcccatgtttaccatgtccttccttatgttgaggccatccttagactttccttgtatattgagtaacgtacctatgacgctgtcaaatacattttttttaatatgcataacatccaggaaatgtcttacgtacaacaacttccaatatggaagttcaaaaaaaattgacttcttcttccacccaccattgacaagtgaatgtgcaaaaggcttgccaaactgagtgctcacatctttcaccttttcaaaaatttgatcacctgacaaaaaaggcggggctgtacgatgttcggcctttccattgaatgcttttctccacccacggtagtgatgattagaatttaagaatctacgatggccgagaaagacattcttctaacaaagctccaatcgtgtcgtatcggtttcatcttcacaaacaggacacgccttttgacctttattgctgtacccggatagatttccgtatgctggaaaatcattaattgttccaaacaacatcgccctcaagttgaaactttccttcctatacccatcgtaaacctccacaccgttctcccacaaaaactttaaatcttcgattaacggtgccaagtatacgtttatgtcattccctggttgtttaggcccagaaattagcatagataacatcatgtacttacgcttcatgcatagccacggaggtaggttataaatcataagaatcacaggccatgtgctatgcgagatactttgaataccatgcgggttcattccatcagtagacaatgacaaccgaaggtttcttgcttcttttccaaattcaggataatcagtatcaactttaatCCATtttggtgagtctgccggatgtcgcaactttccatcaataattctttcatctgcatgccaagtcaagtgtcttgaatcggtctcactatgatacatgcgtctaaatctcggaattataggaaaataccataagactttagtaggagacaactttttcttatatcgaggggcaccacatttaggacactcattcaacgctgcatactcgtttcgaaacaaaacgcaatcgtttggacatgcatgtatcttatcatagctcatgccaatagaggacaacatctttttggcttcatacgttcgattgggaagaacattatcctttggtagcatatctttcataagggctaataactctgtgaaacttttatccgaccatccattgtccgcctttaagttgtacaactttaacaccgcagacaatcttgtgaattttgaacaaccatcatacaacggtttctctgcatcgcttaccaacctctcaaacattttgggacaatccgcaagatcttcttcaagcgcttctgcaatctcttcgactcgattgcactcgtatgtgtctgtgcaatcgtcgtttgaagcatacttcctattacaactcgactcagcattcccgttacttttctcaccatgcattgtccaacatgtataacttctatcaattccaaaccgtagtaaatgggatgccaaatTATTCCCgttaaccttacccccataacagcaacccaagcaaggacacggcattcgaagcgggtcttcggagtgcgcaaccgcaaaatcaacgaattcccatacacctttctcgtactctttcgacaatcggtttgaattcatccatgtcttatccatgtcttaattaagctaaacaaatgcttcttggtttctctatcaggtactaaggaattctgtcaagataataaatatctatcatcataatagaatacctaatcagaatacccgatttcttaaagaagacattaccttatttcaaggtaatataagtccacaaaccaacaaactggttgagagacactaaattgatattaaatagaaccataaacaataaactataagcagaaaataacaaactataagcaagaagaaagggatagtaacctgagttagacttgatgtgggagatgggtaagtttgaatcggcgttgtacaagtagaaaccagaaacttcaaagtaactgtaaaattaaacacacacacacgatgcagttaaatacaaatatccacTGTACCAAACAAaaatgagtattacttaatataatctaaaaataAACTATTAGTATTCAGTCCCctttagagaaattcagaaactatagcaaaagaataactaattacctttagagaaattcagaaacttctggaaccacacaccgtaagctaatctgatgtctctagtgatattcttttaaaaaatctttaatatccCCTGAAAAATAATCATCACCCAGATGTTATAGCAATTCTAGATACATAGTACCGCAAATCAAAGTTTAACAACTACTTAGAAACCGGGGCAGCAACTACTCATGTCAAAACAACGGCGTGAAAACGACCACAAATCATAGTCGAGTCATACAAATGGAGAAATCAAGGTGGAGCAATTATATCTCatgagaaaacaacaatttagcATGTATTTTCATAACGGGGCAGCATTAATGTCTAACGAGAAAGCACACAAAAAGTTGTCGCAAAAGCGAGCAACTACGATACCCTTCTTTGGACCCACCAACATCACACCACTATTAGTAGAAACTGCACCAATTTAGGGTGATTTAAAAGCCACTTCTTCTATTTATAAAATGAAATTGCAAAACAAATCAGTTCCAAAAACATGTCTAAAGTTTAGAGAGCATCACAAATTTGAAGGCAATACCTCAtatcaacaaacacatgaaacacaacaaccaataaatttGAGGAAAACTTGTGTTGAATTctttaatacaatattattttataacCAAATCTAAGATgactacaaaattattttataaccgtaagctatcaaaatcaaataatatcaatacaaaa encodes:
- the LOC131621263 gene encoding uncharacterized protein LOC131621263, translated to MVDMSDLKNGALREINMDESVFGIEFQSHIAIDDLEEIFTHEQLGVGNMHSYIRLLYDRVLRGTVLSNRFRFVSSAHCSGMAIASEPESVRQLLVDRFMSTGNSESLHLWAYNTRPVGAHWLLLAINPIREVVYYLNSVNGDWTNYPAMKEIVDLSIQVFRSQRDAQVSRTKSNNITWIKVQCPQQRNSSDCGYFVLRFMKEILQANQLEIPLTYLDEFRAAGYPRLKLEEIKEDLCHFYIKQFFM